The nucleotide sequence CAGCCTCGTAATCAATTTCACCATGTTTAGCGATTCCAGCAGCATGAATTTTGAGAATTTCCATCCTTGATTGCTCGTTTGGCAACGGGATCTCAATTTTCCTGTCTAATCGACCTGGACGAAGAAGAGCGGGGTCCAGAACGTCGGGTCTATTGGTTGCCATGATCATTTTTACCTACAAACATGAACCAAATACGGTCATAACAAGGAGTAACGCAAGAAGATTCGGGTCATAGTAATAATTTAACATTAAAAAAATAGATTTAAAAAAGTCCCAAACCTTGCCAAGTTGATCAAATCCATCAAGCTGATTTAGCAACTCCATGAGTGTTCTTTGAATTTCACGGTCAGCACTAGTTCCCTCACTAAAACGTCGTCCACCAATGGCATCTATTTCATCCATAAATATGATGCATGGCTGAAAATATTAACAATTAAACATAAGACACTTTATAAATATATAAGCTTGAAGGCTTCAATACATCTTTCTTTTTTCAGAAACCACAAACTATTAGTTAATACAAAGTATAGGCATAAATATGCATAAACAGGTTAAGTAATGGGTTAAAACAGGTCCACATCCATCGGGTTGATCAGATATACCTACCGTCCATAAATTTTACGGTTCGTAAATAACTAGCAGGTAAATCGTAAATACATAAAATATAATAGTTGTTGATACTACCTGGTGATCACGTGCATAATTGAACATTTCCCTGATAAGTCTTGCACTCTCTCCTATGTATTTATCAATAATTGCGCTTGATACTACCTACAATCAATTTCACAAATGTTAAAAATAGAAGACGTCAATCAATAGCCATATTAAGGATATCGGCATGTATTATACAATTACAAACCAAGGAACCTTTAAAAAATTAGCATCAATGTTGCTAGCAATTGCTCTAGCTAGTAACGTCTTCCCAGTACCAGGAGGCCCGTAAAGAAGAACACCCTGAAAACATCACTTCCatcaatcataattataataattaattattaaaataagaaAGTAATTTTTATTTGAATGATAAAATCAACAATTGATATCCCAAGAAAATGATTGAAATTTTAATAAATGGGTAAATAAGAGACAGATATGATATCGTCGTTCAAATGAATGACTGAAATTACAAGTTTTAGTCTCATGTAACGGTTAAAATTCAATCTTTTGAAAAACATGACATAATTATTGCTTTCTTTTTATATATAAGAAGAAGATTCTAGCAAGGCCAACATATATGTAAAAACTTTTTGTCTATATATTGTAAAGTTATCGATAAGTACCTTAGGAGGTTTGATGCCCACCCTCAAAAAGAGCTCCGGATTCATCAGAGGCAATTCAATAGATTCCCTAAGTTCCCGAATCTGATCCGATAGTCCTCCGACTGCAGAATAGCTAACGTTCCCAGGATCTTCATGAAGCATGTTATAAACAACCGGGTCAACCTAAAATAATGTTGTGAATATGTTATTCCAAACAAGTGGATGATCGATAGCCGAATGAACTGGTTgaaataatatgtatatgtatatgtatatgtatatggtggtaggatcaagagggaagtaaccaatcggggggaagcggggagaagcaaattttttttttttttttttcgttttttgaaaaaactttgttcacgaacattatagatgggatgaaaatatgaacatttagtagagacactttgtgataaatgtttttattttggcgggaaaacgctcgaagaagtaatatataacaattatcgtgtttttcgagcgtatgttgaggttttagctattagggtttagatattagggtttatagggtttagatattagggtttagaaatttagggtttagggtttagatttaggatttagattgagtttttaacacgaacggtttagggtttagggtttggtgttttgggtttatggaataaacccaaaacaccaaaccctaaaccctaaactctaaatcgggctaaattttacttcacaaaacatggaaaaaaaaacgttcatattcttcacgaacaatattatcttgaatgttatttttgtcgatcgttttctcgcctaaataataacattcatcacaaagtctctcttctaaatgttcatattttcgtgtgatcttgatgccggaataaaaaaattccaaaaaaaaaatttttttttgcttccccccgattggttacttccccattgatcctgcccctatgtatatgtatatgtatatgtatatgtatatgtatatgtatactaaCTTCACGAGGGAGTGCACGCATAATTGTTAGAGTTGTCATATCAAGAACGACTCTAGTCCCGGCTGTTAGTTTTTCCTTGTCCACTTTACTACGGCACCCAACTACGTACCTTGGACCACTACTGGCTTTGACTATCACTGTAATATCATAAGTGAGCTTTATCAGAAGAAAGACACAATCATGTTGCAATCAATAGCGGATAGTCAAAGATAAAAACATTACAGGGCAAGTGTTTTATGCTTAAAAGTACGTATTCATGGTGAAGTAAAAAGTTATAATGAAATTGAAGAGAATTATTAATGGAAGTATTGGATACATCTTTCAGTGTCTAGAGGTCTGAGAACTTCGCCTATGATCTGCC is from Rutidosis leptorrhynchoides isolate AG116_Rl617_1_P2 chromosome 10, CSIRO_AGI_Rlap_v1, whole genome shotgun sequence and encodes:
- the LOC139872229 gene encoding 26S proteasome regulatory subunit S10B homolog B, whose amino-acid sequence is MSSESEDAVRRRAAVTDYRKKMLQHKELDSRVRGVRESLRTTKKEYAKTEDDLKSLQSVGQIIGEVLRPLDTERLIVKASSGPRYVVGCRSKVDKEKLTAGTRVVLDMTTLTIMRALPREVDPVVYNMLHEDPGNVSYSAVGGLSDQIRELRESIELPLMNPELFLRVGIKPPKGVLLYGPPGTGKTLLARAIASNIDANFLKVVSSAIIDKYIGESARLIREMFNYARDHQPCIIFMDEIDAIGGRRFSEGTSADREIQRTLMELLNQLDGFDQLGKVKMIMATNRPDVLDPALLRPGRLDRKIEIPLPNEQSRMEILKIHAAGIAKHGEIDYEAVVKLAEGFNGADLRNVCTEAGMSAIRAERDYVIHEDFMKAVRKLNDAKKLESSSHYNADFGKE